The window CGTTCTTGGCCAGGGCGGAGAGCGCCTCGTCGGCGATGACCATCTTGCGGATCTCGGCGGTCATTTTCACGTCCGCCGGGGCATTGGATTGTTGTTCGGAGGTGGGAGTGCCGCTGTGCTGGTCGCGGGCATTGGTCCCGGTATTATCCGGAGCCTGCGCCCGAGCGGCCGACACAGCGGTAAACGCTGCGAGACAGAGTACGACAGGGAGTTTCATAAGGTGTCGGTTGACACAGGGAAATCGTCCCCCGCTCCAGCGCCGGGCGTGACCCTAGGATTCGCTCAGGGGCGCGACTCATTTTCAGCAAACGCGCACCTCATCGCAGCCCACCCATTTTCTCGCCGCCAACATCCACTCCCCGGCACGAAGGCGATTCCCTTCCGTGGCACAGCTCACGAAACGGCACGAAGATAAACGCCCCGCCACCTCCGAGGCGAACCCCATCCCTGCCGCTGATACCTCCCTGAGCCCGCGCGGCGGAGCGAAGCACCGGAGAATGAAAGAATCCATCCTCGCGTGTCTGCGGGAAGCGGGAGGAGCAGGCAAAACACCCGCAGAGATCGCCAGGGAGCTGGGCGTGTTAAAATCGCGCGTCCAGTCCTGGTTCAGCAGCACCGGGAAGAAATGCCCCGGGGTGCGCAAGGTCGGCACGGGCCGCTGGCGCTTCGTCGATTGACGGTCCCTGCGGACGATGTATTGAAATCGGCAGAAAGACTCGAGTATCAGCGAGGAGCAGTCAAAGCATGGGAGGCTTGTCGACTTCTGGCTTTTCAGATCCCGGATCATCAGCCTACGATCCCGCGATGGCCGCGCTACCCGCGATTCTCGTCACAGGAGCTTCCTCAGGGATCGGCTTGGCAACTGCCCAGTTGCTGAGCAAATCGGGGTACCGTGTTTTTGCGGGAGTTCGCACACTTTCCGATCGATCCATTCAGGAAAACCTGAGCGAGATCGAGCTCGACGTCAGTGATGAGGCATCCATTCGTGCCGCCGTGCAGAAGATGGAGCACGAACTTGAAGGAGCCGGTCTTGCCGGGCTCATTAATAACGCAGGTATCGCGGACGTCGCTCCGATTGAATTCCATCCTGTTAGAAATTTCCGCGCAGTTTTTGAGGTCAATGTCTTCGGCCTGGTGGCTGTCACGCAGGCCTTCCTGCCTCTTCTCCATCGTGCTCAAGGCCGGATCGTCAACATGGGATCCATCGGAGGATTAATCACGATACCCTTCGGGGCCACGCTCTGTGCCTCGAAGCACGCCGTCGAGGCCATCAGTGATTGCATGCGGCTGGAGCTTTATCCCGCTGGTATTCATGTGACATGCCTGCAACCGGCCTCCATCAACTCAGGCTCCGCCGAGAAGCTCGCCGCCAAAAATGAACAGACTATCGCTTCTCTATCCCCAGAGGGGCAACGACGCTACGCCGATATGCTCAGGCGGTTTATGAAGGTTACCATGGAGTCCGAGACCAAAGGGAGTCCTCCCTCGCTTGTGGCCCACGCCGTACTTGATGTCCTGCGGAGCGAGGCTCCTCCCGCCAGGAAGCTCGTGGGCAAAGATCATCTTCTGTTGAAACTCGCCGCGAAAGCCCTTCCCGACTCCATTCGAGATCGGTTGTTTCGGAGGCTCTTTTTCGGCAGCCCATCCTTTGGTTCCTGCCCGGCCTCTCAGGACCAGGAAACGGAGCATCATTCTGATCTTTCCGTGCGCCCTTCTGCCTCGAAAGATTAAAGCCATTGCCATTGCCGAATCAGGCCGCAGACGCGTATGTCGTAGCCGCCCTCCTCCGTCGCGCGCAGGAACACCAGGATTTCTCCCGCTGCATCCTATCGAGCAGCAAGTCGTGATCCTAATAGACGGCAGTCATCGCACCACCGGCCCGCGAGGACGGGAGAAAGGCGCGTTTTCTCTGCTCCCCGGGAGAAGCGGGGCACATTCTTACGCACAAATACGCAAATTGCCCCGCCTCGCGCACCGGCGCTTGGGGGGGAATCGAGGGAGTTCCGCGAATCATCCCGTTGCGAAGAGCGATTATCGCAATATTATTACCACTCGCATGGATGTCCGAATGATCGCGCATGATATGCGCACCCCCCTGAGTGCGCTCATGTTCAGCCTGAGAAACGCGAAAGCGGCGACAGGCAACCCGGACGCTTTGCATCGGGCCCTGGACGTCGCTGAGCGAAACACCGTAGCGCTCGCCTCGATCGTGGAAGCGCTCCTCGACACCTCCCCCGATGGGCACGGTCGGGTTTCCCACGCCGAGTGCCTACCCGCCGACCTCATCGCCTCGGCCATCGACCAGATCGCGCCGCAGTCGGAGCACAAGCGGCAGACCATCACGATCGGCGAAACCTTTCCCCAGCCCGTCCTGGCCGACCCCACCCGCATCATCCGCGTCCTGGTCAATCTCCTCTCCAACGCCATCCGCTTCAGCGCCGAGGGCGGAGAGATCCGCGTGGACGCCCGCCTGCGCCTGAATGACGGCCATCCCTGCGTCGTTTTTTCCGTCAGCGACAATGGCCCCGGCGTGCCGATCAGCGACATCACAAAGATCTTCGGCGAGGGTGTCAGCATCGCCAAGGGCGGCAAATACTCCTCCGGCCTCGGCCTCGCCGTGTGCAAGGAACTCGTCGAGGCCCACGGCGGCCGCATCTGGGTCGAGACCGACCGCACCGACGGCGCGACCTTTTCCTTTTCCATTCCCCTCGACTGGGAGAATCCCGAGGCCCACCGCGCCTGACCGCATCCCGCAGGAGGGGGAAACGCCCCCGCCTTCGCTCAGGACCTAAAGCCGCTGCCCGGCAGGCACCTTGGCCGCAGCCACGGCGGCATTGATGTCGCCGCTCCGCTCGTCCCCCACCCGCAGGTAGAGCACGCGACTGGCGGCCGCATCGTAGGCGACCTGCCACTCCTGGCGGACCATCAGGCCCGCGCCGTTCGGCGCGACGACCGTGCCCCGGGAAATAAACACGCGGTTGCCGAGATCGGACGCCCAGGTCTCCCCCTCTCCCGGCGTGGAAAATCTCGCCACCTCCGGAGATGACAGATGATCGCGCACGCTGGCGAGCGAACGATCAAACGCCGCCCGCTGCTGCTGGGTCATCGGCACCATGTGCCCAAAGGCATTGCGCACCGCCAGCGCCCCGCCGATCACGCCCAGGCCGATCACTCCTGTCGCGAGGCTTAGCCAGAAGACACTCCGCCCGCGCGGCTTGGGCTCCTCACTGGCCTGATTCCTCATGCCTGAACTCGCAGGCGTGGTGACGGTCGCGGAAACTCGGGGGCGCATACCTGCCGAGGCTGCCTTTTTCTCCGCCTCGGAGCAAGCCCCGACTGTCCCGGCAGCCCGCCCGCTCGCTCGCGGCAGGCGCGGTAGACCGCACGGCGTGCACACGTCGCACCGGAGCGGGAACTAACACCATACGTCCCGGTCTCCATGGAAATACCGCGCATTGGGATAGCCTCCCTCCGCGCGAGAAGCCAAGCGGAAGCGACCCGCGCGACATGATCGTCTTCCACGCCTCACTCGAGGGCGACGCTGCGGCTTCGTGAAAGCCTGCGCGGGCCGGGCCTCGTCCTTGCTTCCAGAATATTACCGACAATATTATCCGAAATTGCATAGATTCTCGGCTCTCGCAGTGAAAGCTGATCACCCCCTCGCCCAGAATCTCTTCGACCGCCTATCTCGATTCACTCCTCGGCAGGGAGAAAAGCAAAAGCGAGAGCCTTTGGAAGACTATATCACGGAATCCCTCGCCTACCTGCTCCTGGCATCTGCGGAATTCCGAAAGGGATTCCTTAGCAATATCCTTTCGCTGCCTGAAACCAATGCAGCCGTGTTCATCGCCACCCAGTCCGTTGACAACGGCTTTGATGGCAGGGCGGACATGGTGATTATCACCTCCATTCCCGGGCATGAGCGCATAGGCATTGAAGTGAAGCGGTATGCGAAATTCCAGACAGAGGAAGACGGCAAATTCCAGCGCCACCAGTTGGATAGACTCAAGGCTGGCTTCGCCGACAACGCATTCCTTCTCGCCCCGGAAAGCTACCTCCGGAAAGAACGCGCCACGATTGACAGTGCGAAGGTGGCGGAAGCCGCTTTGGAGGATGTTCACCAGCTTTGCAGCAAAGTCGCGGAGGTCGAGCCGGAGCCGTTGAAATCGCTGTTCCGCCAGTTTTCAGAGTTTCTGGAATCCAAAGGACATGCCCGCGTCAAAGTCACCCACCATCCTATGAAAACACAGTTCCTGCCCGATTGCGCCAAGCTCATGGACGATTGGACCCGGTTTTTATACAAAATCCGCGCGGACCTCGGCATAGACAGCTCTCCCAGCCAAAAGGCTCCCAAATGGGAGGAAGACCAAAAGAAATGGCCCGACATCTCGTTCTATGGAGTTTATGGTTCGGGCGAAAGCTACATCGGATTCAAGATTAATCACAAAGACGGTATCGACTGTTTCTACCAAGAGACTCGGCCCTTGGGAGACCCGCATATTCCATTGCTCGATCAGATGGAAAGAGGCGATCAGGGACAGGTGTACTATTCCCTCACCGCCCCCTATCCCTCTCCGGAGTCCGAAGATCAATCCGCGGAACTGACCCGCATCTTCAAAGATCTTCAGGCCAAGGTTCGTCAGGCATTCAGCGAACTGGAAAAGCCAGCCTGAAAAGGGCGCAAATCCCACGGATAACGCCTCGCCCTCTTCCGCCAAAAACACCATCGGCCGACCTCCATTTTCTGAAGGTCGGCCGACATTGGGGTCTTTGGGGGAACCGTCTTAGCTAATACCTGCGCCTGACGGGCTAATGCTTACGCCTTGAGCTCGAAGCGGTCGAGGTTCATCACCTTTACCCAGGCGGCGACGAAGTCCTCGAGGAACTTCTGCTCGCCGTCGGCGCAGGCGTAGACCTCGGCCAGGGCGCGCAGGATCGAGTTCGACCCAAAGACGAGGTCGACCCGCGTGCCGGTCCAACGCGGCGAACCCGTCTTGCGGTCGTGGCCCTCGTAGAGTTCCGGCGAGGTCGCGGTCCAGGCGGTGCCCATGTCGAGGAGGTTGACAAAGTAGTCATTCGTCAGCGCGCCGGGGCGGTCGGTGAAGACCCCGTGCGTCGCGCCGCCGAAGTTCGCCCCCAGCACGCGCAGGCCGCCGATGAGCGCCGTCATCTCCGGCGCGCTCAGCGTGAGGAGTTGCGCCTTGTCGATCAGCAGCGCCTCCGGCGAAACGGCGAAGCGGCCCTTCGAGTAATTGCGGAATCCATCGGCCACCGGCTCCAGCACGGAGAAGGACTCAACATCCGTCTGCTCCTGCGCGGCATCCATGCGGCCCGGGGTGAAGGGCACAGTCAATTCATGCCCCGCCGCCCGCGCGGCCTGCTCGATCCCGGCGCTGCCGCCGAGCACGATGAGATCGGCCAGCGAGACGCGCTTGCCCGTGGCCTGCGTTGCGTTGAAATCCCCCTGCACCGTCTCCAGCGCGTCGAGCACCTTGGCGAGTTTCGTCGGTTCGTTGACCGCCCAGAATTTCTGCGGTGCGAGCCGGATGCGTGCGCCATTGGCCCCGCCGCGCATGTCGGAGCCTCGGAAGGTCGACGCGGACGCCCAGGCCGTGGAGACGAGTTCCGCGACAGTCAGCCCCGTGGCGAGAATCTTCTCCTTCAGCGCGGCCACGTCGGCCTCGTCGATGAGCGCGTGATTCACGGCGGGAATCGGGTCCTGCCAGATCAGGTCCTCGGCGGGCACCTCCGGCCCGAGATAGCGCGAGCGCGGCCCCATGTCGCGGTGCGTGAGCTTGAACCACGCGCGGGCAAACGCCTCGGCAAACTCCGCCGGGTTCTCCATGAAACGGCGCGAGATTTTCTCATACGCCGGGTCGTAGCGCAGCGCCAGATCCGTCGTGAGCATGGAGGGCGCGATGCGCTTCTCGGGGTCGGCGGCGTGCGGCACGGTGCCAGCGCCCGCGTCGCCCTTGGGCTTCCACTGGTGCGCCCCGGCGGGGCTCTTCGTCAGCTCCCACTCGTAGCCGAAGAGATTCTGGAAAAACCCGTTGCTCCACTGCGTCGGCGTCGTCGTCCACGTCACCTCCAGGCCGCTCGTGATCGTATCCGCGCCCTTGCCCGAGCCGTAGCTATTTGCCCAGCCGAGGCCCTGCTGTTCCAGCCCCGCCGCCTCCGGTTCCGGGCCGACATTCGAGGCCGGGCCTGCGCCGTGGGTCTTGCCAAAGGTGTGGCCGCCCGCGATGAGCGCGACGGTTTCCTCGTCATTCATCGCCATGCGGCCAAAGGTGTCGCGAATGTCCTTCGCCGCCGCGATCGGGTCGGGATTGCCATCCGGCCCCTCGGGGTTCACGTAAATGAGGCCCATCTGCACCGCCGCGAGCGGATTCTCCAGATTGCGCCCGTGCATCTGGCCGTCGGCATTGTCTTCCGAAACCAGCACGCCGCCGTCCTTATCGACGCCCTCGGAACCATGGGCATAGCGCAGATCGCCGCCCAGCCACGTCGTCTCGCGGCCCCAATACACATCCTGATCCGGCTCCCACGTATCCACGCGACCGCCCGCGTAGCCGAACGTCTTGAACCCCATCGTCTCCAGCGCCACGTTGCCCGTCAGGATGAGCAGGTCGGCCCAGGAAATCTTGCGCCCGTACTTTTGCTTGATCGGCCAGAGCAGGCGGCGCGCCTTGTCGAGGCTCACGTTGTCGGGCCAGCTATTGAGCGGGGCAAACCGCTGCTGCCCGCGCCCGCCGCCGCCGCGTCCGTCGCCCGTGCGGTACGTGCCCGCGCTGTGCCACGCCATGCGAATGAAGAGCGGCCCGTAGTGGCCAAAGTCCGCCGGCCACCAGTCCTGCGAATCCGTCATCAGCGCCGCCAGATCGCGCTTCACCGCCGCGAGGTCGAGCGATTGGAATTCCTTCGCATAATCAAACTCCGGCTCCATCGGGTTCGACTTCGCCGAGTGCTGGCTGAGGAGTTCGACCTTCAGGCGATTCGGCCACCAATCCGTATTCGTGGTTCCGCTCGCCGGGGTCGTGTGGTGGAAGGGGCATTTGCTTTCGCTCGACATAGGTTTTCTCAGGGTTAGGGGTTAATGCTTAGAGTCTCTCAAAAAATCACGCGCCGCAATCCCGCGCTTGCGCCAGGCGCTTCCAGGCCACGCGCCATCCGCTCCGCGCGAACGCCCGCCCTGGGCCGAGGTTCGTTCCGTCCTCGGGAAAAAATCGCCGCCCGCCGCATCCTCGCGCACTGCAATGCCACGCCACGCTGGGCGCATCGCTCGCCATCCGGCTTCCGACATTCGCTCATGGCACGGCCCTCGCTCCCGGCTCGCTGATGCCCGGCAGTCGCCACGGCCTCCGCACCCGGATCGCCGCCAAACGCCGGGGGAATTCCCGGCTCGTTCGCACTCGGAAACACCGGGCGAAAAATCGCCATCCTTCGCGCCTCGCGCCGCCGGGGAACTCGCCGCGCCCGGCTCATGGTGCAGCCCGCCCGCGCTCGTCCACTCCCCTCGCCTCGGATCAGGCCGCCGGAGAATGCGCCTCCGCGCTCGGGGAAAAAGTCACCGCGTGCCACCGCATCCGCGCACACCGAAAGGCCACGCTCAGCGCCACGCAGGCCGCCCGGCTCGCCCCGGAACCAGCCGACCCTTTCGGCCCCGCTCATTCCGGCTTCGCCAGTCCCGGCTAGGCCGTACCGCGAGTTTGTTACGTAACCGCCTGCGTCATCCATGCGTGCCGGGAGTAAACCAGCCCGCGAGGTATTGTTGAAATACTTTGTTCCTTGGTCAATGATAGGCCGCACCTATGGAAATGCACCAGCTCCGCTACGTCGTCGCCGTGGCGCGCACCGGGACCTTCTCCCGCGCCGCCGAGGAGTGCCGCGTCGCGCAACCCTCCCTCAGCCAGCAGATCCAGAAGCTCGAGGACGAGCTCGGCGAACGCCTCTTCGACCGCCTGCGCCGGGGCGCGAAACTCACCGCCCACGGCGAGGCCTTCCTCCCCCGCGCCGTCCGCATCCTCGAGGAGGTCGAGGCCGCCCGGCACGAGGCTCGCGAGGCCAATGCCCTCCTGCGCGGCACCCTCTCCCTCGGCGTGCTCCCCACCATCGCCCCCTACCTGCTGCGCGACGTCCTCGTGCGCTTCGCCGCCAGCTACCCCGACGTGCAGGTCGTCATTCACGAGGACACCACCGCCGCCCTCCTGCGCCAGCTCCACTCCTGCGAGATCGACCTCGCCCTCGCCAGCCGTCCGCTCGACGACGCCACGCTCACCATCCGCGACCTCTTCAGCGAAGAGCTCAAGCTCGCCCTGCCCCCCGGCCACCGCCTCGCCCGCCGCCGCCAGCCCATCACGCTCGACGACCTCCGCGAGGAACAACTCATCGTCATGAAGCCCGGCCACTGCCTGGGCGAGCAAGTCCTCGGCTTCTGCCAGCGCGGCGACACCGCCCCGCGAATCGCCTTCCGGGGCGCGCAGTTGGAGACGATCCAATCCCTCGTCCACGCCGGCATCGGCCTCTCGCTCATCCCCGCGATGGCCGCCCGCCCCGACCACCCCGCCGCCCCCGTCTACCGTTCCCTGAACCACCCCCGCCCCCAACGCACCATCTCCGCCCTCTGGACCAAAAACCGCCCGCCCACACGTGCCGCCGGGGAGTTTTTGAGGATTGTGGAGGCTGGATCAATGAAAGACTAGCCGCCCGCAAAATCCAAAAGAGAGTTTCTCTTTTCCAAAACCAAACGTGGAAATACGTTATCGATTCACTCGATGTTGAAACCACCGACCAAAGGGTACGCCGCCGTTATTGAAGAAGCTGAGTCTCAAGGCCTAGTGACTCCGCCCTCCAAGGGAACGCTTCATTGCATTGACCTCTTCGCAGGATGCGGAGGTTTGTCTCTCGGCCTTGAGGAGTCAGGATTTAAGCCATTGTTATTCAGTGAATTAAATCACTCCGCTGCCGAAACCTACATTGCCAACCGCGTTGGTCAGGGCATCATTCCATACGGCGACATCTATCAGCTTACGGACGAAAATCTGGAGATGCTTCAGGTTAATTGGAAGTATCTGGGAATAAACGAGATCGACCTCGTTTGCGGAGGTCCTCCCTGTCAGGGGTATAGCGGAATTGGTCACCGCCGCACCTTCAAGCTCGATAAAAAAGATATCCCATCAAATCACCTGTACCAAGAAATGGCGCGTGTGATTCGGTGTGTACGCCCAAGGGCCTTTCTATTCGAGAATGTCCGTGGACTCCTCACCTCGAAGTGGTCTGCATCGGGAAAAAACGGCGAAGTCTTCAAGGCCGTGTTGGAGGAATTCAAGAGCATCCCGGATTACTGCATTCGCTGGCAATTGGTCCACGCGAAAGACTATGGCGTGCCTCAAAACCGTCCACGGGTGCTGATGGTCGGCATTCGCAGGGATCTAGTGGAGCCGCGCTTTCAGACTCGACTCTTTGACGAGCCCGTCACCATAGATCGACCTACAGCAGTAAAGGACGGATTCCTGCCTGCACCTTCAGGCACAGCACCGACCTTGGTTGAGCTGCTGTCTGATCTAGAAGATCCGGGCTACCTAAGCAAGCGAGCGACAGAGTTCTACGTTAACAATCCCAAGAATGCACTCCAGCGATCACTCCGGACAAAACCAGATGGAACCCTCTTGGCAAAAGGTGATGAACTGACAGAGCAGGAATACTCGGAACACGCCGACTATATCCGCGAGAAATTCGCCTACATGATCGCGAACAACGGCGAAATTCCTGAGAAGTACAAAACCAAGAAATTTGCTCAACGGGTTTTCCCGCGAGAATGGACTGTTTCCGGCCCAAACATCACCGCTACATCGCTCCCCGAGGATTACGTGCATTATTCCCAGCCGCGAGGCCCGACGGTTCGCGAATGGGCTCGTATCCAAACCTTTCCTGACTGGTACATCTTCCGGGGACCGAGAACTACCGGAGGTCGTCGCCGTGCCGGTGATCCCGACGCTGGCATCTGGGATCGAGACGTTCCCAGGTATACGCAAATCGGAAACGCTGTACCCGTTCAGCTTGCGCAAAAGGTTGGCGCACACCTAGCTGGCATTTTAAGAGGATCAATTAAAGTCACTCCGTGAATATACGGCCCCTGTCACATAGCGAATCGGCCAATCTTGCTGCACTCAATGAAGCGGGGGTGAAGAGCGTTTCGCTATTTGTCACTGCGACGGGCTTGCATAAGTCTATTTTTGATGCAACAGAGCCCATGCGCGCATTGTTCATTGAAGAAAAATTCCACG of the Terrimicrobium sacchariphilum genome contains:
- a CDS encoding SDR family oxidoreductase, with the translated sequence MAALPAILVTGASSGIGLATAQLLSKSGYRVFAGVRTLSDRSIQENLSEIELDVSDEASIRAAVQKMEHELEGAGLAGLINNAGIADVAPIEFHPVRNFRAVFEVNVFGLVAVTQAFLPLLHRAQGRIVNMGSIGGLITIPFGATLCASKHAVEAISDCMRLELYPAGIHVTCLQPASINSGSAEKLAAKNEQTIASLSPEGQRRYADMLRRFMKVTMESETKGSPPSLVAHAVLDVLRSEAPPARKLVGKDHLLLKLAAKALPDSIRDRLFRRLFFGSPSFGSCPASQDQETEHHSDLSVRPSASKD
- a CDS encoding sensor histidine kinase, translating into MIAHDMRTPLSALMFSLRNAKAATGNPDALHRALDVAERNTVALASIVEALLDTSPDGHGRVSHAECLPADLIASAIDQIAPQSEHKRQTITIGETFPQPVLADPTRIIRVLVNLLSNAIRFSAEGGEIRVDARLRLNDGHPCVVFSVSDNGPGVPISDITKIFGEGVSIAKGGKYSSGLGLAVCKELVEAHGGRIWVETDRTDGATFSFSIPLDWENPEAHRA
- the katG gene encoding catalase/peroxidase HPI, whose translation is MSSESKCPFHHTTPASGTTNTDWWPNRLKVELLSQHSAKSNPMEPEFDYAKEFQSLDLAAVKRDLAALMTDSQDWWPADFGHYGPLFIRMAWHSAGTYRTGDGRGGGGRGQQRFAPLNSWPDNVSLDKARRLLWPIKQKYGRKISWADLLILTGNVALETMGFKTFGYAGGRVDTWEPDQDVYWGRETTWLGGDLRYAHGSEGVDKDGGVLVSEDNADGQMHGRNLENPLAAVQMGLIYVNPEGPDGNPDPIAAAKDIRDTFGRMAMNDEETVALIAGGHTFGKTHGAGPASNVGPEPEAAGLEQQGLGWANSYGSGKGADTITSGLEVTWTTTPTQWSNGFFQNLFGYEWELTKSPAGAHQWKPKGDAGAGTVPHAADPEKRIAPSMLTTDLALRYDPAYEKISRRFMENPAEFAEAFARAWFKLTHRDMGPRSRYLGPEVPAEDLIWQDPIPAVNHALIDEADVAALKEKILATGLTVAELVSTAWASASTFRGSDMRGGANGARIRLAPQKFWAVNEPTKLAKVLDALETVQGDFNATQATGKRVSLADLIVLGGSAGIEQAARAAGHELTVPFTPGRMDAAQEQTDVESFSVLEPVADGFRNYSKGRFAVSPEALLIDKAQLLTLSAPEMTALIGGLRVLGANFGGATHGVFTDRPGALTNDYFVNLLDMGTAWTATSPELYEGHDRKTGSPRWTGTRVDLVFGSNSILRALAEVYACADGEQKFLEDFVAAWVKVMNLDRFELKA
- a CDS encoding LysR family transcriptional regulator, encoding MHQLRYVVAVARTGTFSRAAEECRVAQPSLSQQIQKLEDELGERLFDRLRRGAKLTAHGEAFLPRAVRILEEVEAARHEAREANALLRGTLSLGVLPTIAPYLLRDVLVRFAASYPDVQVVIHEDTTAALLRQLHSCEIDLALASRPLDDATLTIRDLFSEELKLALPPGHRLARRRQPITLDDLREEQLIVMKPGHCLGEQVLGFCQRGDTAPRIAFRGAQLETIQSLVHAGIGLSLIPAMAARPDHPAAPVYRSLNHPRPQRTISALWTKNRPPTRAAGEFLRIVEAGSMKD
- a CDS encoding DNA cytosine methyltransferase, producing the protein MLKPPTKGYAAVIEEAESQGLVTPPSKGTLHCIDLFAGCGGLSLGLEESGFKPLLFSELNHSAAETYIANRVGQGIIPYGDIYQLTDENLEMLQVNWKYLGINEIDLVCGGPPCQGYSGIGHRRTFKLDKKDIPSNHLYQEMARVIRCVRPRAFLFENVRGLLTSKWSASGKNGEVFKAVLEEFKSIPDYCIRWQLVHAKDYGVPQNRPRVLMVGIRRDLVEPRFQTRLFDEPVTIDRPTAVKDGFLPAPSGTAPTLVELLSDLEDPGYLSKRATEFYVNNPKNALQRSLRTKPDGTLLAKGDELTEQEYSEHADYIREKFAYMIANNGEIPEKYKTKKFAQRVFPREWTVSGPNITATSLPEDYVHYSQPRGPTVREWARIQTFPDWYIFRGPRTTGGRRRAGDPDAGIWDRDVPRYTQIGNAVPVQLAQKVGAHLAGILRGSIKVTP